The following coding sequences lie in one Cydia strobilella chromosome 16, ilCydStro3.1, whole genome shotgun sequence genomic window:
- the LOC134748279 gene encoding phosphofurin acidic cluster sorting protein 2, with amino-acid sequence MTEKNKSEKMTNTSKPVPMKLFAAWEVDRTPSNCIPRLCTLRVTRLRVCGALGEAGGGAAGGAGAGAGAVILAARMHSSKRTLRSNDIAVPPMDVELDLCFSLQYPHFVKRDGNRLQIMLQRRKKYKNRTILGYKTLAEGVIRMDQVLQRSMDMELELTGVGCKGGAAAGQPVARLSITGLASTPVDHDTKNNNNMLITERGYSDEEEEGEFSSVEEADEMTYGAPARRRTHRQLTFNKADLSYTKLSRSRDLSFMERERERQSYMRSKADRDSDSELENAAAKRKGSRGKLAQRNLKQKFAALLRRFRVPDEMGERGAARDTHHAQRDIDELFQELESLSCGEGEDSGPDQMDTISIGSTPKPSLRPFFSSSRSLANQDHHRHSNVSRHASLASTQLSERLAGTVPLTESEAIRSSVGDERGSEGNSDGDITADAPVSGASVSSSPPNETKEDKRSRLFRSATSGGNLTPASATRKKNSLAASDRPLSAHELPVQSPTTQEPRRTMLEQISRLLGDDAPLPECVAVAPPGAASALHALGVPTIVTPAPHAPDARPLLQALYARAGKQSGRRGCIRVVVAGGDGAAAAALRAHAELAARRLHDAPPIRFYIVPIGGVTVARHLAATDTAYGALFGDAWAACCDRAAEGSLPDQTEMSSRIARYLNSIGPVNNVPIGEAMVAYRERSGDEDASQTFVPFIAEVRVGCSEGGVSSLELEEGGSPPARPSPPATPAPLDLQPPLLAREPLELQLDYWLVPGRATEGADGKVTVKASFRALHVTRQNAHLCITYLTKEKKQKIMRLGKKKEKTGEAEPGRAQTVDGVARLICSAKGSHNLPLKVYIDGTEWNGVKFFQLSTQWQTHVKTFPVATCGAPLAPPET; translated from the exons GCTATGCACACTACGCGTCACCCGTCTACGCGTATGCGGTGCCCTCGGTGAGGCGGGCGGCGGGGCGGCGggcggagcgggcgcgggcgcgggcgcggttATCCTGGCGGCGCGCATGCACAGCAGCAAGCGCACACTGCGCTCCAATGACATcgccgtgccgcccatggacgTTGAGCTCGACCTGTGCTTCTCATTGCAGTACCCGCATTTTGTTAAGCGAGATGGCAATAG GTTGCAGATAATGCTACAGAGACGCAAGAAATACAAGAACCGCACCATTTTAGGATACAAGACGCTCGCCGAGGGAGTTATTAGGATGGATCag GTGCTGCAGCGCTCCATGGACATGGAACTAGAACTAACTGGAGTTGGCTGTAAAGGTGGCGCCGCTGCAGGCCAGCCCGTCGCCAGACTATCCATCACCGGCCTGGCGTCCACGCCCGTCGACCACGACACTaagaacaacaacaacatgcTCATCACTG AACGAGGCTACTCAGACGAAGAGGAAGAGGGCGAGTTCAGCTCCGTGGAGGAAGCAGACGAGATGACGTacggcgcgccggcgcggcgcaggaCGCACCGGCAGCTCACGTTCAACAAGGCAGACCTATCCTACACTAAG CTGTCGCGCTCACGAGACTTGAGCTTCATGGAGCGCGAGCGAGAGAGACAGAGCTATATGCGCTCCAAGGCGGACAGAGACAGCGACAGTGAGCTGGAGAATGCGGCCGCCAAGCGCAAGGGCAGCCGCGGCAAGCTCGCG CAACGCAACTTGAAGCAAAAGTTCGCCGCGCTGTTGCGGCGGTTCAGAGTACCAGATGAAATGGGTGAACGCGGCGCGGCAAGAGATACGCATCATGCGCAGAGGGACATAGATGAACTCTTCCAG GAATTAGAGTCGTTATCGTGCGGCGAGGGCGAGGACTCGGGCCCCGACCAGATGGACACCATCAGCATCGGCTCCACGCCCAAGCCCTCGCTGCGGCCGTTCTTCAGCAGCTCGAGGAGCTTGGCCAATCAGGACCACCACAGGCATTCCAATG TGAGCCGGCACGCGAGCCTCGCCTCCACGCAGCTCAGCGAGCGCCTCGCCGGTACCGTCCCGCTCACAG AATCGGAGGCGATTCGAAGCTCGGTGGGCGATGAAAGAGGCAGCGAAGGAAACAGTGATGGTGATATAACAGCTGATGCGCCTGTTTCTGGCGCTTCAGTTTCCAGTTCACCCCCTAATGAGACCAAG GAGGACAAGCGTTCCCGCCTCTTCCGGAGTGCGACGAGCGGAGGCAACCTCACGCCGGCTAGTGCTACGCGTAAGAAGAACTCGTTGGCTGCGTCAGATCGACCACTTTCGGCACATGAGCTGCCTGTACAGAGTCCTACCACGCAAGAG CCTCGACGTACAATGCTCGAGCAAATCAGCCGTCTTCTCGGTGACGATGCGCCCCTCCCGGAGTGCGTGGCCGTCGCCCCGCCCGGCGCGGCCAGCGCGCTGCACGCCCTGGGCGTGCCCACGATCGTTACCCCCGCACCCCATGCTCCGGACGCAAGACCGCTCCTGCAGGCATTGTATGCGAGGGCTGGGAAGCA GAGCGGACGGCGCGGCTGCATCCGCGTGGTGGTGGCGGGCGGcgacggcgcggcggcggcggcgctgcgcGCGCACGCCGAGCTGGCGGCGCGCCGTCTACACGACGCGCCACCGATACGGTTCTACATCGTGCCTATCG GTGGTGTAACGGTGGCCAGACACTTGGCAGCCACGGACACGGCGTACGGCGCGCTGTTCGGCGACGCGTGGGCCGCGTGCTGCGACCGCGCCGCCGAGGGCAGCCTGCCCGACCAGACCGAGATGTCCTCTAGGATAGCTAG GTACCTCAACAGCATTGGGCCTGTAAACAACGTTCCCATTGGCGAAGCCATGGTAGCCTACAGAGAGCGTTCGGGAGATGAGGATGCCAGTCAAACATTCGTGCCGTTTATCGCT GAAGTCCGCGTGGGCTGCAGCGAAGGCGGCGTGTCGTCCCTGGAGCTGGAGGAGGGCGGCTCCCCGCCCGCCCGCCCTTCTCCCCCCGCCACGCCCGCGCCCCTCGACCTGCAGCCGCCCCTCCTCGCGCGCGAGCCGCTCGAGCTACAGCTCGACTACTGGctg GTCCCAGGCCGGGCAACCGAGGGCGCAGACGGCAAGGTGACAGTGAAGGCGTCGTTCAGAGCGCTGCACGTGACGCGGCAGAACGCGCACCTCTGCATCACCTATCTCACCAAGGAGAAGAAACAAAAGA ttatgcGGTTAGGcaagaagaaagaaaagactGGCGAAGCGGAGCCGGGCCGGGCGCAGACTGTCGACGGCGTCGCGCGACTCATATGCTCTGCTAAAGGCTCACACAATTTGCCGCTCAAAG TGTACATCGACGGCACAGAATGGAACGGCGTAAAATTCTTCCAACTGTCGACACAGTGGCAGACGCACGTGAAAACGTTCCCCGTGGCGACCTGCGGCGCGCCGCTCGCGCCGCCGGAGACCTAG
- the LOC134748266 gene encoding uncharacterized protein LOC134748266: protein MLSQEMEPELDDGEDHWEHQNIQTLLNMYLQNIDKFRNPKIRKKSVWVDISNAVGKGPDCCDKKFRNLKQTYIRLLKKKNRNGTANVKWPYFEIFEEIYSDNGEYQPDIQQKIEESATERTVAKALLTMNSASKFEPEIPENGESSSGQNEEMKKRLTRKRHAEFRKVTLEMRDRQRLVEEKLDRLIYIVEESNNIQKERNRLFEQFLERLNQTQ, encoded by the coding sequence ATGTTGAGCCAAGAAATGGAACCAGAGTTGGATGATGGTGAGGATCACTGGGAACACCAGAACATCCAAACACTGTTGAATATGTATTTGCAAAACATTGACAAGTTTAGAAATCCTAAAATTAGGAAAAAAAGTGTCTGGGTTGATATATCGAACGCCGTAGGCAAAGGTCCTGACTGTTGCGATAAGAAATTcagaaatttaaaacaaacttacATTAGATTGCTTAAGAAGAAGAATAGAAATGGCACAGCCAATGTCAAATGGCCTTACTTTGAAATTTTTGAAGAAATATACAGTGATAATGGTGAGTACCAGCCAGATATACAACAAAAAATAGAAGAGAGTGCGACAGAGCGGACCGTTGCTAAAGCTTTGTTGACAATGAACTCAGCTTCTAAATTTGAACCGGAGATACCAGAGAACGGGGAAAGTTCTAGTGGGCAAAATGAAGAAATGAAAAAGAGGTTGACTAGAAAACGGCATGCGGAGTTCCGTAAGGTTACTCTAGAAATGAGAGATCGGCAGAGGCTGGTAGAGGAGAAGCTTGATAGGCTAATTTATATAGTGGAGGAATCTAATAACATACAGAAAGAGAGGAACCGACTATTTGAACAGTTTTTGGAGAGACTTAACCAAACACAATGA
- the LOC134748260 gene encoding actin maturation protease: MCSLPPPPPPPPQTLDLKHDSPELPSYADSNPTPKFPEICEWATKNLDLWEACAKNSICPQIAPFKYCYKHFESILQVGPTCGLAALSMLVGGKVTASEMLDICKQEGYSNNGEMLSSKDMVKLAEKVFSLASIEGVSCGVKFGHLFSHDIIEKLLDGAVLLVPYDADANHSPCLRQGHKAHWALVSGVIVSRNSGSTLDSDPDNVYILCRHGKSRYLATWRLFDLYNSNKNLWEFIPPKGKENQLFIIPKGGIGGVDGLRKQFVIFHGL; this comes from the exons ATGTGTTCTCTCCCGCCACCGCCTCCGCCGCCTCCTCAGACCCTTGACCTCAAGCACGACTCTCCAGAGCTCCCGTCATACGCAGACAGCAATCCAACACCAAAATTTCCGGAAATTTGCGAATGGGCAACAAAAAACCTTGACTTGTGGGAAGCTTGTGCTAAAAATAGTATTTGCCCTCAAATCGCGCcttttaaatattgttacaaGCATTTTGAGTCTATTCTGCAAGTCGGACCCACTTGTGGATTGGCGGCTCTCTCTATGCTAGTGGGAGGGAAGGTCACTGCTAGCGAAATGTTAGATATATGTAAGCAGGAGGGGTACAGTAATAATGGAGAGATGCTGAGTAGTAAGGATATGGTAAAGTTGGCGGAGAAAGTTTTCAGTTTGGCTAGCATAGAGGGTGTCTCCTGTGGGGTGAAGTTTGGACATCTTTTTAGCCATGATATTATAGAGAAGTTATTGGATGGTGCTGTGTTGCTAGTTCC TTATGATGCAGATGCCAACCATTCACCATGTCTCAGACAGGGCCACAAGGCACACTGGGCACTCGTCAGCGGAGTCATCGTCAGTAGAAACTCCGGATCAACACTAGACTCAGACCCTGATAATGTCTACATTCTATGCAGGCATGGGAAATCTAGATATCTGGCTACTTGGAGGCTATTCGACCTGTACAACAGTAATAAGAACTTATGGGAATTTATACCTCCCAAAGGGAAAGAGAACCAGTTGTTTATTATACCTAAAGGAGGCATAGGGGGTGTGGATGGTCTCAGGAAACAGTTTGTGATATTTCATGGCTTGTAG